The following is a genomic window from Pseudomonas lurida.
TTTCCAGGCGCGTGCGGTAGGCGCAACTGCGACGGAAGGTGAACACCGAGCGGCCCGCCACGTCCTGCGGCCCGCGTACCGGCGGGTGATCGGCTTCGCAGATCAGCACCAGGCGTTCCTCGCACAGGGCTACGCCGTCCAGGGAGGCGACGGTGATGGGGCCGTCCACAAAGGCAGCATCCAGGCGACCGGTAATCAGGCCTTCGAGCAGCTCGCCGCTGGGTGCCGACTGCACCTGAAGGTTCACCATCGGATAAGCCTTGTGATAACCCGCCAGCAACTTCGGCAAATGAACCGCCGCCGTGCTGTACATGCTACCCAGCACAAAGTCACCAGCCGGTTGCCCACCTTGTACGGCGCCGTGGGCTTCGTCGTGCAGGGCCAGCAGACGGGTGCTGTAGTCCAGCAACACTTTGCCCGCTGGAGAAAGCTGCAAGCGTTGGCGCTCGCGCACGAACAACTCGACCCCAAGTTGTTCCTCCATCTGTTTGAGCCGGGTCGACAGGTTTGACGGCACGCGGTGCAGGCGCTCGGCCGCACGGGTAATGGAGCCCTCTTCCGCCACGGCCTGGAAAATGCGCAATTGACTGAACTCCATACCTTTCTCCAAAACTGAACAAGTTACTCACTATTATTCAATTTTACAGAAAGTCAATCCGCTTTAGCCTGAAGGTATTCGTTTACCCGCAGGAAACTTGACCATGTCCCCTTTGATTCGCTTACTTGCCAGCTTTGTCGCCCTGATGATGGCGATGGGCATTGGCCGCTTCGCCCTCACGCCACAAATGCCGCATCTGCTCAGTGAGGGGCAGATCGACTTGACCGGCGCAGGCCTGATTGCTGCCGCCAATTACTTGGGCTATTTCGTGGGGGCAGTCGATTCGATCTTTGCGCGCAGCCATCACCACGTGCGCGGGCGCTTGTATGGCGGGCTATGGTTGTGTGTGCTGCTGACGCTGGCGTCGTACTGGGCCCATGGGTTCTGGCCACATCTATTGCTGCGCTTTGGTACCGGTGTCGCGAGTGCCTGGGCACTGGTGATGATCACCAGCCTGAGCCAGCCGCTGGCAATTGCTGCCGGGCGTCCGCGCCTGGGTGCGTTGGTATTCGCCGGGCCTGGACTGGGCATTCTGCTGACCGGGTTGCTGGCGCTGGGCTCCAACCTGTTGGGGCAACGCTCGGCAACCTTGTGGCTGGTGTACGGCGCGGTAGCGTTGGTGATGTTGCTGGCGATTTTGCCGTTCCTGCCCAAGCCGTCTGCCGCCGCCATCCCCGACGCCGGCCACTCAGCGGCGGGCAGTAATGGCAGCATCGCGCATTTGTGCTGGATCTACGTGTTGTACGGCCTGGGCTACATCATCCCGGCGACATTCTTGTCGCAGATGGCCAGCGCGCAATTCAGGGGCGCCTGGCAGGCTGACCTGTTCTGGCCGTGCTTTGGCCTGGCGGCCGCGATCGGCGTAGGGGTGGCGACCCTGCGTCGCAAGGATCCAGACACCACCCGCCGCTGGCTGATGACCACGCTGTGGCTGCAGGCGGCCGGCGTATTTGCCTGCCTGCTGGGCAATGGGTGGGGCCTGGCACTTGGGGTGTTGCTATGTGGCGGGCCGTTCCTGGCGTGCATGCAGTTGGTGATGGCACGCTTGCGGGACGTCGCCCCTCACGGCTATCAGCGCAGCACCGGGCTGCTGACCGCGAGCTTTGCCATCGGCCAATTGAGCGGTCCGCTGCTGGCGTCGGTCAGCAGCCACCTGAGCGGTGGCCTGCAACCGGCACTGGTAATCGCCGGCACAGGCTTGCTGGTGGCGGGCTCGGTGCTGGTCAGCCGGCAACCATTGGCGCAGGCACACGCACCTGCTCACGCCGCGCCAGCACCAGGAAAAACAGCCCACCCAGGAAGCACCCGGTAAACCAGGCAAAGTTGGCCATGCCCTGCAACGCCGGGGTGAAGGTGATCGCGACGCCCACCAGCGTCGCCGGCACCAGCGCCTTGACTGCCGTCCAGTTCACGCCGCCGTCGAAGTAGTAGCGCCCGCTTGGGCTGTCGTCAAACAGCGCATCCACGTCAATCTTCTGCTTTTTGATCAAGTAGAAATCCACCAGCAGAATCCCGAACAGCGGCCCGATGAAGGCTGCGAGGATATCCAGTGTGTAGTGAATCATCAGCGGGTTATTGAACAGGTTCCACGGGGTGATGAAGATCGATGCCACGGCAGCGATCATCCCGCCCGCGCGCCAACTGATTTTGCTCGGTGCGACGTTGGCGAAGTCAAACGCCGGGGAGACGAAGTTGGCGACGATATTGATGCCAATGGTCGCGGTGACAAAAGCAAAGGCGCCCAGCAGCACCGCCATGTTGTTATCGATGCGTGAAACCGTGGCGATCGGGTCATGAAGCATTTCACCAAACACCGGCAAGGTGCCCGAGACGATCACGACGGTCACCAGGGAAAATGCCAGGAAATTTACCGGCAGCCCCCAGAAGTTGCCGCGCCGCACGTCCTGCATGCTGCGGCAGTACCGGCTGAAGTCGCCGAAATTCAGGGTCGGCCCGGAGAAATACGACACCACCAGCGCCGTCGCCACGATCACCTGGCCAAACGCCTGCCAGCCCGACAATGACTTCTCCGCCAGCGTAAAGCTGATGTTCGACCAACCGGCCTTCCACACGATCCAGCCAGCCAGGGCAAACATTACCGCGTACACCACCGGCCCCGCCCAATCGATAAAACGGCGGATGGACTCCATGCCGGCCCAAAATACCGCCGCTTGCAAAAACCATAGGCTAAGGAAACCAAACCAGCCGAGGTAGGACAGGCCTGCAAAATGCGGCTCTGCGTAAACCGCCATCTGTGGGAAGAAACGCAGCACCACGATGATCAAGGCACTCGAAGCCAGATACGTCTGGATCCCATACCAGGCCACGGCAATTAAGCCGCGAATCACCGCCGGAATATTCGCGCCAAACACACCAAACGCCAGCCGGCAGATCACCGGATAAGGCACGGCGGCCTGCTGGCTCGGCTTGGCCACCAGATTGGCGATCAACTGCACGATACAGATACCCGCAAGCAAGGCGATCAAGACCTGCCAACTGGCCAGGCCCAGGGCGAAAAGGCTGGCGGCAAACACATAACCGCCGACGCTGTGCACGTCGCTCATCCAGAAAGCGAAAATGTTGTACCAGGTCCACTTCTGCGGCAGTGGCCCCAAGTCCTGGTTATACAGGCGCGGGCTGTAGCCTTTGGGCAATTGTTCGGTCATCGCTGGGCTCCTCGAAATACCGGCCTGCGCTTCCGTTGCGGGGGTGCATACGGGAGGCGGCATGGTTTGTATACGAGACAGTCAGCAGAATGCGTGCCAATTGAAGCCAATCCCTCTGGGACGGCGCTCCAAAGGGGTTGATACAGGGCTATAGAATAGGGATACGCTCAGCAACGGTGCACATACATCCTGTACACAATCAGCGGTGCACT
Proteins encoded in this region:
- the ptrR gene encoding putrescine utilization regulator PtrR, whose amino-acid sequence is MEFSQLRIFQAVAEEGSITRAAERLHRVPSNLSTRLKQMEEQLGVELFVRERQRLQLSPAGKVLLDYSTRLLALHDEAHGAVQGGQPAGDFVLGSMYSTAAVHLPKLLAGYHKAYPMVNLQVQSAPSGELLEGLITGRLDAAFVDGPITVASLDGVALCEERLVLICEADHPPVRGPQDVAGRSVFTFRRSCAYRTRLETWFSHERVAMGRAIEIESYQGMLACVIAGSGVALMSESMLASLPGKDSVSVHPLTGPFATATTWLMWRKGMLGANLNAWIDLQQEGKAKVLQDARAIA
- a CDS encoding MFS transporter, whose translation is MSPLIRLLASFVALMMAMGIGRFALTPQMPHLLSEGQIDLTGAGLIAAANYLGYFVGAVDSIFARSHHHVRGRLYGGLWLCVLLTLASYWAHGFWPHLLLRFGTGVASAWALVMITSLSQPLAIAAGRPRLGALVFAGPGLGILLTGLLALGSNLLGQRSATLWLVYGAVALVMLLAILPFLPKPSAAAIPDAGHSAAGSNGSIAHLCWIYVLYGLGYIIPATFLSQMASAQFRGAWQADLFWPCFGLAAAIGVGVATLRRKDPDTTRRWLMTTLWLQAAGVFACLLGNGWGLALGVLLCGGPFLACMQLVMARLRDVAPHGYQRSTGLLTASFAIGQLSGPLLASVSSHLSGGLQPALVIAGTGLLVAGSVLVSRQPLAQAHAPAHAAPAPGKTAHPGSTR
- a CDS encoding NCS1 family nucleobase:cation symporter-1, which gives rise to MTEQLPKGYSPRLYNQDLGPLPQKWTWYNIFAFWMSDVHSVGGYVFAASLFALGLASWQVLIALLAGICIVQLIANLVAKPSQQAAVPYPVICRLAFGVFGANIPAVIRGLIAVAWYGIQTYLASSALIIVVLRFFPQMAVYAEPHFAGLSYLGWFGFLSLWFLQAAVFWAGMESIRRFIDWAGPVVYAVMFALAGWIVWKAGWSNISFTLAEKSLSGWQAFGQVIVATALVVSYFSGPTLNFGDFSRYCRSMQDVRRGNFWGLPVNFLAFSLVTVVIVSGTLPVFGEMLHDPIATVSRIDNNMAVLLGAFAFVTATIGINIVANFVSPAFDFANVAPSKISWRAGGMIAAVASIFITPWNLFNNPLMIHYTLDILAAFIGPLFGILLVDFYLIKKQKIDVDALFDDSPSGRYYFDGGVNWTAVKALVPATLVGVAITFTPALQGMANFAWFTGCFLGGLFFLVLARREQVRVPAPMVAG